The genomic DNA GCAGCTGGCCCGTCGGTGCGTGCTCACCCGTCAAGTCCCCCCGGCGCGCGCTGGCGGCTGTGCCGGAGGCCAGCTCCCGCCCAGCGCGCGAGGGCCGAGAAGCACAGGCCGGAGCGAAGCGGAGGCCAAGCATCGCAGGCGGCTGGTGAGGGACGAGGTCCACCGACCCGACCGACCCACGCCGAGGCGTCCGGCGACGCACCAGCGCCGCCGGGGTGTCATCAGGTCGGCCACCATCCCGGTGACTGCTCGACCCATTACCGATATATCAATACACTACGTCGTGCGAAGCGCATATTCAACGAAAAATTGCGAGTTCGTAGAGTAATAGCACGGATACTCGTTATGTGACGACGTACCGGAGGACGTACCGCGACAGTCCCGTCAGCCACGCGATGAGCCAGAAGAAGGTGTAGCCGAACACGCCGACCCGGAGCCGGGAGCGCCAGTGGCTCATCCGGTCGGAGCCGATCTCCTCCAGCAGCACGTCCTCGTCGTAGTCGTGGTAGAGGTCGTGTTCCCACTTCGCCCGGAAGATGCGGACGATGCCGGTGAACCCGAACAGGAGGAAGGCGTAGGCGGTGAAGCCGAGGAAGGCGTGGACCGCCGAGTAGCCCCCGAACTGGGCGGAGTGCCCCCAGATGCCGAACAGGCGGGGGAACATCCAGCCGACCAGCGGAACCGTCGTCAGGGTCAACCCCGTGAGGATGAACTTGAGGTGGTAGGTGAGGACGCCCCAGGTCACCGCCTCGGCGTCGATCATGATCCACGCGCCGTAGAGGAAGCAGGGGAGCGACAGCGTCACCGCCACGGCGACCAGCGTGGCGACGAGGGCGTCGGCGACCATCACCCGGCGCTAGGCGGGCAGGCGGTTTGAGGCTCCCGATGGCGGAAGGCGCGTCCACGGGGGCCGGAAGGGCCGACGCCGTCCGCTCCGGGCGTGTCCGCGGCCCGGCCCCCGGTCCGGCCGCATCCCCGATTCAGTCCTCGGTCCCGGCGAGGAGGTGGTCCATCAGGTTCGCCTGGGCACGGCGGAGGTGCTCGCCGACCGTCGAGGGGTCGAGGTCGAGCCGTTCGGCGATGTCGTCGGCGGTCGCCTCCCGGGGGACGTCGTAGTAGCCCAGCTCGTGGGCGGTCCGGACGACCTCCCGCTGGCGGGCCGTGAGGGCGTCGAGCGGTGCCGATGGTCCCTGGTAGTCCGCGAAGCGCTCGACCCGTGCATCGACGCCGACCTCGTCGAGTCGCTCGACCCCACGACTGATGTCGGCCTGCGAGCCGACGATGGCGACCTGTATCCCCCGCTCGTCCATCCCGCGGACGTCCCGGGTGATGACCTCCTGCTCGGGGAGTTCGGGGATGCGGAGTTCACAGAGGTAGGTCGCGCCGTCCCCGGACTCGGGGAGGCGCTCCCACCAGACGACCGGGTCGAGAGCGTCGAGTCGGCCGGCGGCCACCGGACGCTCGAGCCGCACGAGGACGATTCCGGTCGACCCCCGCCAGACGAGGTCGGTCACGTCACGGATCCCCGCCTCGTCGACGACCTCGAACAGGTCGCCCAGACCGAGCGTCTCCAGCTGGGCCCAGTCGAGCTGCAACACGGCCTCGCGCACGTCCGGCATCCGGGCGGCGATGTGTGGCCGACGGGCAAAGTCGTTCTGCCCCATGGCCGGAGCGCGTCGGAAACGGTTTACCGGGCGCAACCGTACGTTCGGGCGATGGCTGACCCCCGGTCGACCCCCAGCGAGGACGGCCCCGATGCCGACGACCCCCCGGCAGACGAGTCGGCCGCCGACCGAGGACACGACGGGGACGCGGCCGACGACGGCGGGTCGCCGGACGAGTTCTCCACCGAGGAGCTCCGGGCGCAGGTCGAGGAGAAGTACGATTTCGAGGACTTCAAACCGGAGGACATGAAGCGGATGTCCCCGGAGGAGTGGGACGCGGCGTTCGACCCCGAGACCTGGATCACCGGCGAGGAGCTGATGGACCGGGTGGAGGCCGACATCAAGGCCGCCGTCGTCCGCCGCGACGTGTTCGCCCGTATCGAGCGGCTGGACGACCCCGACCGCATCGTGGCCTACTCCGACGAGGGGTACGCCGTGGTCTACGGGGACGGGAGCATCGAGGGCTCGGGCACGGTCCTGCGCGACGTGAAGCCAGTCGTGGCGCTCTGTTCGATGGAGGAGTACGAGCCCGACGAGATGCCGGACGGCGACCTGCTGCCGGACCCCATGGAGGTGCCGGAGGGGAGCGGCGAGCGCGGGAACCTGATGCTGCAGATCGTCGCCGGCATCCAGCTCCTCGCCGGGCTGGTCCTGCTCGGCGGCGGTGTCCTCTCCGCGCTGGACGGCACCGAGGGGAGTTCCATCCTCGTCATCGCCGGGGTGGGCTTCCTCTTCATCGCGTTCGTCCTCTTCTTCACGGTGGCGAACGCCCGGCTCTCGGACAAGTTCCGGGCCGAGGAGTACCGCAACCGGCTCCGGGCCATCGGCGTAGAGGGCGAGGATCGGCCGGAGTTCATGGACGACCTCGTGGCCGAGCACCCGGAGCTGGTCGAGCCCGACGACGAGGACGGCGAGACGGCCGCCTGAGACCGGCCGACCGGCGATTGCAGCGGGGTTGATACGCCGCCCTCGAACCGGCGTGTCTGCCGCCTTCGGACCCGACCGCGGCCGGGGCGACGGCCCCGCGTTCGGTGAGTTTATAGGCGCGTA from Haloglomus litoreum includes the following:
- a CDS encoding DUF7321 family protein — its product is MVADALVATLVAVAVTLSLPCFLYGAWIMIDAEAVTWGVLTYHLKFILTGLTLTTVPLVGWMFPRLFGIWGHSAQFGGYSAVHAFLGFTAYAFLLFGFTGIVRIFRAKWEHDLYHDYDEDVLLEEIGSDRMSHWRSRLRVGVFGYTFFWLIAWLTGLSRYVLRYVVT
- a CDS encoding DUF7319 domain-containing protein; protein product: MADPRSTPSEDGPDADDPPADESAADRGHDGDAADDGGSPDEFSTEELRAQVEEKYDFEDFKPEDMKRMSPEEWDAAFDPETWITGEELMDRVEADIKAAVVRRDVFARIERLDDPDRIVAYSDEGYAVVYGDGSIEGSGTVLRDVKPVVALCSMEEYEPDEMPDGDLLPDPMEVPEGSGERGNLMLQIVAGIQLLAGLVLLGGGVLSALDGTEGSSILVIAGVGFLFIAFVLFFTVANARLSDKFRAEEYRNRLRAIGVEGEDRPEFMDDLVAEHPELVEPDDEDGETAA
- a CDS encoding helix-turn-helix domain-containing protein is translated as MGQNDFARRPHIAARMPDVREAVLQLDWAQLETLGLGDLFEVVDEAGIRDVTDLVWRGSTGIVLVRLERPVAAGRLDALDPVVWWERLPESGDGATYLCELRIPELPEQEVITRDVRGMDERGIQVAIVGSQADISRGVERLDEVGVDARVERFADYQGPSAPLDALTARQREVVRTAHELGYYDVPREATADDIAERLDLDPSTVGEHLRRAQANLMDHLLAGTED